The Sparus aurata chromosome 10, fSpaAur1.1, whole genome shotgun sequence genome includes the window GAGCCCGGCACGGGAGGAGCGGCTCTTCGCCTTGGCCTTAACCTTTCCGGTCTTTCCACGTccagacattttctttcttgtttctgTAGAGAGTCGAAGAAGAATACCTTTTCAACGCCCCCAGCTCAGCTTATATCAGAAACCCTGCTGCTCGCTCATTGGCCCGCTTGGTCGTTGCTGTGATCGACCAATCGGATGAGAGCTGGTCTCAACGTCATGTTTTTACTGCAGCGCTCCTGCTCCGCGCTGTTTGGGAGTTTCAGAATAAGATACAAGTGTGATTCGCTTGCAATATTTTCATccctttcaaattaaaacccaCCCACAGTATATGTAGAAGAGAAAGACACACTTATATTAATCACTTTTATTAACAACGTTTCGATATAAAGACTTTCATCAATGTTGACAGTCACTTTCTTTGGACATCAAATGGTCGATTTAATTTTCAGTGTggataattacaataataaaaGGTTTGTATTGGTCTTGTGCTgcttttaaacatgtttttattttgaggtcagtattatttatttattctaacATGATACATTTGCCAGGTGGTGTTGACAACACACATGTCTTCTCCTGGAAAACACGTTTTATCTTAAATAAAGATAATTAGAACTAATAAGTTGTTTAAAACGTCTCTgtactttttttgaaaatgcttttaatttgtCAGTAAAATTCACTTTAATCAatgtatttctgtcttttcactGAACTGGCGCCCATCACATGTAAGTGGTGTGTAGATAATCAAACATCTCATCTCAACATGTGACTGATATATTAACTTCATGCTCTGAGACAGACAGGACTCTGATCATACGAACTGTGGAGCCTCTCACTGAACAGTTTATATCATATTTCTGTCATCAGTCAGTATTTTAAATCCACGTAATTAGCACAACCTTTGTGTATAACACAGTAACATTAAACAGAATACACTGGCCCAGGTGTACAGTCAACAAATAAGGTCAAACAtgtagaaaaacatttttaattcagaAACAGGCGACAcgtaaaaacacaacaggccTGATTATATCTCAAATATTCTAACGCACCACATTCAGTGTTCAGagcttttccctccaaaacAAACCGTCAGTGGTTGTCGGGAGGTTTCATGAGTCAGCACACAACTGCTgctgtcatcttgaaaataaaGTGTCAAGATGAGTTTTAAATCTGACGGTATGCATGAGTGTAACATGTCCTGTAGTACAGTTCTACAGTGGGGGGTGGTTTTCATGACAGTCACAACTGCTGCGGTCattttaaactgaatatttgtCAATTCTAGTGTGAGCATGAGTTTAAACATGTCCTGTACTGTCTTTAATAATGGTACacttaatttatatagcacctttcaggGTACCAAAGGACACTTAAAGTGGAACATAcatatgaaaacaaagaataaaaactagcacccTGATGAAGGTAcaacattaaaatatgttttgttagCACTGttgtaaatatctaaatatGGCTGACTGTGTGACAGTAGATGGCAACACATTTGCCTCTAATGAGCCTACATGCTATTTTCTCATTTAAACTCATTATCCTGTGCAGTCTGATCTGCActctgaaaacattaaaatgtcagattGATTGATGTATCTGTAGGTGACAGTGAGGTAGCAGGAAGCGGCTCTCAGATAAAGTGTGTGGTCCTGAAAAGGACCGTTGTGTTGTGGCTGTCAGCAGCGTCTACTTGGAGCTGGTGTACTTGGTGACGGCCTTGGTGCCCTCGGACACGGCGTGCTTGGCCAGCTCCCCGGGCAGCAGCAGGCGGACGGCGGTCTGGATCTccctggaggtgatggtggagcgCTTGTTGTACTGCGCCAGGCGAGAGGACTCACCGGCGATGCGCTCGAAGATGTCGCTCACGAAGGAGTTCATGATGCCCATCGCCTTGGAGGAGATCCCGGTGTCGGGGTGGACCTGCTTCAGGACCTTGTAGACGTAGATGGCGTAGCTCTCCTTCCTCCTGGCTCTCCTCTTCTTGCCGGGCTTAGAGCCCTTGGACGCGGCCTTCTTGGAGCCCTTCTTCGGTGCTTTTCCTGGTTCAGGCATTTTGCTTCAGTTGGAATATTCTGAAACGAGTGAGTTACCAGTGAAAGCACGCTCTGTATTTATCTGCTCAATGCAAACCGGAGTGTGCTGTTGCGTGCACCTGATTGGCCGAGGGCGACGCCTCAGACAATACAAACCACGCCCACAGGCGGGAAAACATGAAGCGCCAAAATGTGAAAGTAAGAAAGAGCTGAGCTGACAGATCCACTCACTGTGTCATTATCATCAAACTATTTCTTCATTTCACATTCACAAATATGAATAAAGATGTAGATACACTTCCTCCGAACTTTGCAGCACTTAAAAAATACTTAATTTCTCTCTTTGTATCAGAAATGACTCTGAATTACTAGTTACATGTAGATTAAATCCCcctaatttaattaatttagctttttatcagttttttttgtgaatttgttactgttttattattatttctttgtttaagGGTGCTGCTTCATCAATGACTGTTCttaaaaatatagaataaagtgaaaatttaaaaaaaaaaggccagagATGTTAAATGTTCCCCCGATATTTGAATACAAGACATGGTGTAAAATGATGACTTGTATAACTTAAAGTCTCCCATATGAATAGTCCTTGAGTAAAAGTCAGAACATAttgaatttatttaaaaaaggtgaCACAGATAAGAACAACGGCCCTGAAACCACAAATGTTTTAACCCGCCTCCTTCAGTCTGTTATCTGCCCTCCAAAACAAACCGTTCTCTGGGTGTGGTGGGAGGTGTCATGACCGTTACAACACAACTGCTGCCATAAACTTGTGCTCAGTATCCAAAGTACAAGtgaaagtaaattatacatatctTTAAATGTACAGAATCTGCTCTATAATTTAATATGTTTTAGGATTTGCATAATCAACATTTCAAAGTCAGTGTTGATTAAATTTAAAAGTGCTGCTTCAGCTCTGATACAGTTATTAGTATCTTAAACAGaggtggaaaaaataataaaatattgaacGCAAGTAAAAGTACCAATACTTTGATGACATATTAGTCAAGCACATGACCTGTCTCAAaatatactcaagtaaaagtaaaaagtagttAATTTAAAATCTACTTTTAGTAAAagttacttagttacatttaaaaaaaatgataaaaccaGCCGGGCATGTAGTGAAAACAGGACAAGGGCTCATAAATCCAGAACTATTTcgtttttaattaaagaaaaatcttTATACATGTAAGAGCAATATTAAGTTGTCAACACAGCACATTAAAGACCCTTGTTAAGGTTTAATGTGCCACTTTTACTTCAGACCAtcccagaaaacattttcaaacaatacCTCAAGTGAAAGTGCaataaattgtgttttctgagtgtcatccttcttttcttcaaacacatcaacaacattaacacaaatcaaatcaagtgAAATCATCATAAATTATCAACACAAAACTCAAATCTATGTGTCAGAAACATGTTCTGATGGCAGGCTGAGCGCTTAGTactgataaaacatgtttaaataaacTCCTGACTTGTTAAACTCAGTGGCAGCTGCTATGAACTTAAAGACTTAAAAAGGCTCAGTCCCAGCTCGGTATACGAAAACGTGCCATTTACCGTTCTTAATGTTTGATTTTCAATGTACTGTTTTAAACGTCTTTAAGGCCCTTTCTGGATGAAGTATATCTCTTAGAAAAATGTGCCGTGCCATCTCAGGCCATCTTAGTTTAACATATAAACAacatacatgtgtttttttaaccctgTTACTGACATATCAGTTACTGTTTGAAAAGGTTTCAGATCCAAATGTAAAACAGATCCGTGAAAGATACAATCCCCCTTGTTACAGTGAGTGTGTTTACAAAGTGAGAATATTGAAGATTTCACTTTTTtccatgaatgaatttactcaTTAACAACTGACTCTCTCACAGCAGCTTCTGTTTCAAGACAAagttatgaaaacaaaataataataccCCAGTTTGTTTGAGTGGATTACTGGTCTCTTTTACTTAACATATAAAATGAGTTGATTTtacatttgtcttttcattttttacattatattagAATAAAATACAAGTAACAGGGTTGACATTATACTGTATTGATTATACTGCTTGTTTAAGTTACAGTTATGGTTATAATCAAGTTATAATGGGACATTCATAAATCTTTCATTAAACATGACTAATCTGAATATTTTGGAGACAGATTTATTGAGGATGgtgaaaaatgatgatgatgctctgtatgtaaatgtattccgattattttattcaaaacatgaagacattgaaattaaatcataaataaatgatgtattGAACATGTTTGGCCTAATGTTATATCTGCTGTGCCCCACAGTGTAATCAGTGGCTCCCAGTTAAAGCGGTGAAACTCTGTGACGAGCGACAGCTGAACAACCTCCGTATCAACAATCTCAGAAATGAACTGTAGTGGAATACAGTGACAAATGTCAGAGGAATCCACACCTTTCCTAGATGGGTATGAGATTTTCAGAACTTTGAGTTAATTGGGACATATTTGtattgacattttcttttaccttgGGGAAGGGTTAGGTCGGAGGCAGGTTTGCAAATGAATTAGAAGGATTTGAGATGAACTTTGACAAAGTTTCAGAGAAAAAGTAATTCCTCCAGAAAGTGTTCAGGAGCATGTTTCTGTTTCGAGTTGATTGATTTCTGGATCTTGGTGTGGTGTCAGGTCAGAGGCAGGATAACTGTAGCCCGCCTACCAGTAgaataaatagaaaaacatgatatttagGTATGAAACCTgcaaaaacatgtaaattatGTAAATACTTTTGGAAAGAAAAGTATATTTTCATGTGCACACAGAAGCATATACTTTCGCCATCCCTGTTACAACAGAATGGTAACAGGGATGACGAAAAATGTCATTGGCAGCCATAACTGACCATGTGGTAAATGTCATGACTCCACATAGTGTGCATTCATGACATTTCcaacaaataacattttaaagtatGCTTTGTGGTAACAGGACTGACACAATGAGCTTGTTCCTCTGTCCCCCTCTGCATAACTCAAAGAAAATTCATTAAAAGAAGAAGACACTCACTTGTCTTTTCACCATCAACTTAATAACAGGCAGGTGATTTCAACTCCTGGAAGGATGCGACTTTTGGAACAGTCCATAATCTCTGAAGAGGTGTTTTCATTGACAGTAACAGGGTTTACAAAAAACCCAGGGACCGAGTAAATTGTGTAAATCTTCAACATTTGACACATATTAAGAATAAAACCCATTCATGAGTAATGAAACAACACTTGAGGCTTTATATAAGATAAAGTTTTTATATGACAGTTTGACTTTTCTGGCCTTCATAGTGAAGGTAGAAAAATCATTCTGTGGGACAGGacctttttacatttcttgcAAGATGCTTTGCACAAAAAGGATTTAAAACTCTAAAAActattgattattattttatgtcaCTAGACATATCAAAGAAATTAaactatatatgtatatatataatgtttattgtttattcagATCTACAGAGCAGTTCTGTTGAGGGACACAAAATGGCAAGTTTTTGTAAAACCATTTGCTTAAGAGCATTAGTCTACAAACATGGTGTTTGGTTTGAGCAGCAGTTGATTTTCACAGTGAGTTGCAGCTGAGGCCACATCTTCACTGCATGACGACGCTGCTGGCTTCTTGTTTTTTGAAGGAAAAACACTCTTTTAAAGGTGGCCGAGggtttttgtcatttatgagtTCTAGGTTCTAGGTCCACTGTCTCCTTTTACTCAGAAACGGATTGGTATTTTTAATGTAGCAAAGTACAATATTTAActcaaaatgtaatcaagtaAGAATAAAATTACCCATTTTAAAAAACGactttaaaaagtacaaaatacacaaaaaagtaCTCAATACAgtaacttgagtaaatgtatttcgTTACTTTCCATCTCTgctattaaataaatgtagtaagGTTaagtaaaatgtacaatatttgcctccagaaGGTTGTAGAGAGGAAGaataaagtggcagaaaatgcaaatactcgagtaaagtacaagtacttgTCTGTCTAACTGTGTATTTTTGGACTAATTTACACATTGAACCGCCAAAAAGTTGTTGCTTTCATATATTTCAGACTCAGAATCATCTTTACTGAGCAGACATGTGCACATATACAAGGAATATGACACCTTTTTCACTGTAATCGATGAACTTTGAAACAGACAAAACGAAGGACAACACTGAACAAATCCGCCATCTTGTGGTGCTCCGTGAGCAGCGCAACGGGAGGACAGGCACTTCTCGCGAGACTTGAGCAGTCCAGCGGTTTTCACGCTATGGCTTCCTCTCAGACCAAACTACGGTTACAAGTTGATTCTGAGCCCAGAAACCTGCTTTTT containing:
- the LOC115590447 gene encoding histone H2B-like; translated protein: MPEPGKAPKKGSKKAASKGSKPGKKRRARRKESYAIYVYKVLKQVHPDTGISSKAMGIMNSFVSDIFERIAGESSRLAQYNKRSTITSREIQTAVRLLLPGELAKHAVSEGTKAVTKYTSSK